The following coding sequences lie in one Mesorhizobium sp. DCY119 genomic window:
- a CDS encoding iron ABC transporter permease gives MTALQRIEDAPAAGAKPPLPLRVKRNRHVPAHLLALAVSACVLLPILSLAYVALSGTGEDWPHLIANVLPGSSITTLYLMALVAILTSVAGVTGAWLVVAYEFPLRRTLSWALVLPLAVPPYLAAYAFGEFFHYTGPVQGLVREIFGFQTIRDYWFPDIRSTPGAAFVLSSVLYPYVYLTTRIIFLMQGRNIADVARTLGAKPSKVFWRVLLPVARPAIVAGVALVLMETINDIGAAEYLGVRTLTFSVYATWLNRGSLEGGAQIALLMLLLVFLLLAAEQWARRRQRFHTGRATHMRARPPRVRLGGWHAVLALLATCLPVLCGFGIPMFVFGQYAARRLEQFSSPALGQAFLHSVATAAVTALITVVLALFLINAVRLARSHTITGAVRLASIGYALPGGILGLGLLFALARFDNTIDAFSRAHLGFSTGLLLTGSAAAVVIACAIRFLALAESAIRSGMEKLPPNLDEAARSLGQTPARSAARVLLPLLKPAIFTAAVLVFVDTIKELSATILLRPFGFNTLATYVYENASRGVPEDGAVAAILIILTALVPVLLLSGALARDREAQM, from the coding sequence TTGACCGCACTGCAACGCATCGAGGACGCGCCTGCCGCCGGGGCCAAGCCGCCGCTGCCGCTGCGCGTCAAGCGCAACCGCCATGTGCCGGCGCATCTGCTGGCGCTTGCGGTTTCGGCCTGCGTTCTGCTGCCGATCCTGTCGCTGGCCTATGTCGCGCTGAGCGGAACCGGCGAGGATTGGCCGCACCTGATTGCCAATGTGCTGCCGGGCTCCAGCATCACCACGCTCTACCTGATGGCGCTGGTGGCGATACTGACCTCGGTCGCCGGTGTCACTGGCGCGTGGCTGGTCGTGGCCTACGAGTTTCCGTTGCGCAGGACGCTGTCCTGGGCGCTTGTGCTGCCGCTGGCGGTGCCGCCCTATCTCGCTGCCTACGCCTTCGGCGAGTTCTTTCACTACACCGGCCCGGTGCAGGGCCTGGTGCGCGAAATTTTCGGCTTCCAGACCATCCGTGACTACTGGTTTCCCGATATCCGCTCGACGCCCGGGGCAGCCTTCGTTCTGTCGTCGGTGCTCTACCCCTATGTCTATCTGACGACGCGCATCATCTTCCTTATGCAGGGCCGCAACATCGCCGATGTGGCGCGCACGCTGGGTGCGAAACCGTCAAAAGTGTTCTGGCGCGTGCTGCTGCCGGTGGCGCGGCCGGCGATCGTCGCCGGCGTGGCGCTGGTGCTGATGGAGACGATCAACGACATTGGTGCTGCCGAATATCTCGGCGTGCGCACGCTGACCTTCTCGGTCTATGCGACCTGGCTGAACCGCGGCAGTCTCGAGGGTGGCGCGCAGATCGCGTTGCTGATGCTGCTGCTGGTGTTCCTGCTGCTTGCCGCCGAGCAATGGGCGCGGCGGCGCCAGCGCTTCCACACCGGCCGGGCCACGCATATGCGCGCGCGCCCTCCCCGCGTCCGCCTCGGCGGCTGGCACGCCGTGCTGGCGCTGCTGGCGACCTGCCTGCCGGTGTTGTGCGGCTTCGGCATTCCGATGTTCGTCTTCGGCCAGTATGCGGCGCGGCGGCTGGAGCAGTTCTCCTCGCCGGCACTCGGGCAAGCCTTTCTGCACAGCGTCGCGACCGCTGCGGTGACCGCGCTCATCACCGTCGTGCTGGCGCTGTTTCTCATCAACGCAGTGCGGCTGGCACGCTCGCATACGATCACCGGTGCGGTGCGTCTGGCCTCGATCGGCTATGCCCTGCCCGGCGGCATTCTCGGGCTCGGGCTGCTGTTTGCGCTCGCCCGTTTCGACAATACGATCGACGCGTTTTCCCGCGCCCATCTCGGCTTCAGCACGGGACTGCTGCTCACCGGCTCGGCGGCTGCCGTGGTGATCGCCTGCGCCATCCGATTCCTGGCGCTTGCCGAAAGCGCGATCCGCTCGGGCATGGAGAAGCTGCCGCCCAATCTCGACGAAGCCGCCCGCAGCCTGGGCCAGACGCCGGCGCGCAGTGCAGCACGCGTGCTGCTGCCGCTGCTCAAGCCGGCGATCTTCACCGCCGCCGTGCTGGTGTTCGTCGACACGATCAAGGAACTGTCGGCAACGATCCTGCTGCGGCCATTCGGCTTCAACACGCTGGCGACCTATGTTTACGAGAACGCCTCGCGCGGTGTGCCGGAAGATGGCGCGGTGGCGGCGATCCTCATCATCCTGACGGCGCTGGTGCCGGTGCTGCTTCTGTCCGGCGCGCTCGCCCGCGACCGCGAAGCGCAGATGTGA
- a CDS encoding heme peroxidase family protein, whose amino-acid sequence MSLKTKSLPKSSKAGGLPTELLNTLKLAATAVKTTPGHGVAGRHPNREMLDALTGNKDPGMFGRMFPRLPPLQVSDAKLKALSEAMVDANPGDPNGNNPNVPAGFTYFGQFIDHDITLDLTSLGEKEKDPLGIENFRTPSLDLDSLYGLGPDGSPQLYARNPVAGEKHGPKFLIGKNFNSGEGEFRNDLPRSPEGFALIGDHRNDENLLVAQTHLALMKFHNKVCDTLSAAPNPPPDVFQEARKLVTWHYQWIVLHDFVERITEPGIVAKILHNGRKFYRFKRVPFMPVEFSVAAYRLGHSMVRQRYAHNRVFTAADFNLFFAFTGLSGGIVGDLAPTPPTPPPNTAFPRLPSNWIIDWRRFHELGDMGGAPVNMTPSRRIDPFLVSSLHNLPGGGGNLAFRNLKRGVMLGLPSGQDVARHMRIRNPLTPAEIASGTDGVVAKQQGLDRATPLWYYILKEAQVKKGGLGLGPVGATIVSEVFVGLVHGDQTSYLWREANWKPTLPSAVPGKFTFADLLRFVNDINPIGD is encoded by the coding sequence ATGTCCCTGAAAACAAAGAGCTTGCCCAAGAGCTCCAAGGCAGGCGGACTTCCAACGGAATTGTTGAACACGCTCAAGCTGGCCGCCACTGCGGTCAAGACCACCCCCGGCCATGGCGTGGCCGGGCGGCATCCAAACAGGGAAATGCTCGACGCGCTGACCGGAAACAAGGATCCGGGCATGTTCGGCCGGATGTTTCCCAGGCTGCCGCCATTGCAGGTTTCCGATGCCAAGCTGAAGGCGCTGTCCGAGGCGATGGTGGATGCCAATCCCGGCGATCCCAACGGAAACAACCCGAATGTGCCGGCCGGCTTCACCTATTTCGGCCAGTTTATCGATCACGACATCACGCTCGACCTCACCTCGCTTGGCGAGAAGGAGAAGGACCCGCTCGGCATCGAGAATTTCCGCACGCCAAGCCTTGATCTCGACTCCCTCTACGGCCTCGGCCCGGACGGCAGCCCGCAACTCTACGCCCGCAATCCTGTCGCGGGTGAAAAGCATGGCCCGAAGTTCCTCATCGGCAAGAACTTCAATTCGGGTGAGGGCGAGTTCCGTAACGACCTGCCGCGCAGCCCGGAAGGCTTTGCGCTGATCGGCGATCATCGCAATGACGAGAACCTGCTGGTCGCCCAGACCCATCTCGCCTTGATGAAGTTCCACAACAAGGTTTGCGATACGCTTTCGGCAGCGCCCAATCCGCCACCGGATGTCTTCCAGGAAGCCCGCAAGCTGGTGACATGGCACTATCAGTGGATCGTGCTGCATGATTTCGTCGAGCGCATCACCGAACCGGGAATTGTCGCCAAGATCCTGCACAACGGCCGCAAATTCTACCGCTTCAAGCGCGTGCCCTTCATGCCGGTGGAATTCTCGGTGGCGGCCTATCGCCTCGGGCACAGCATGGTCCGCCAGCGCTATGCCCACAACCGGGTTTTCACGGCGGCCGACTTCAACCTGTTCTTCGCCTTCACCGGCCTGTCGGGCGGCATCGTCGGCGATCTCGCGCCGACGCCGCCGACCCCGCCGCCCAACACGGCGTTCCCGCGTCTGCCCAGCAACTGGATCATCGACTGGCGCCGGTTCCATGAACTCGGCGACATGGGCGGCGCGCCGGTCAACATGACGCCCTCGCGCAGGATCGATCCTTTCCTCGTGTCCTCGCTGCACAATCTGCCGGGCGGTGGCGGCAATCTCGCCTTCCGCAACCTGAAGCGCGGCGTGATGCTGGGGCTTCCCTCCGGCCAGGATGTCGCGCGGCATATGCGGATCAGGAACCCACTGACACCGGCCGAGATCGCTTCGGGAACGGACGGCGTGGTGGCAAAGCAGCAGGGGCTCGATAGGGCGACGCCGCTTTGGTACTACATCCTGAAGGAAGCCCAGGTGAAAAAGGGCGGACTGGGGCTCGGACCGGTCGGCGCGACCATCGTCTCGGAGGTTTTCGTCGGGCTCGTGCACGGCGACCAGACGTCATACCTCTGGCGCGAGGCCAACTGGAAGCCAACCTTGCCGTCGGCGGTGCCGGGCAAATTCACCTTCGCGGATCTCCTGCGGTTTGTGAACGACATCAACCCGATCGGGGATTGA
- a CDS encoding acetoacetate--CoA ligase produces the protein MTEKTPLWTPSKDRIAAAPLTAFMSQASSRAGATFSDYAELHAWSIDDREAFWDLVWDFCGIVGDKGARVLADGDRMPGASFFPDAKLNFAENLLKKTGPGEAMIFKGEDKVERRLSWDELHALVSKLQQLFVSLGVKQGDRVAAMMPNMPETIAAMLATASLGAVWSSCSPDFGEQGVLDRFGQIEPVVFIAPDGYFYNGKEIDVAAKIAAVAQKLPTVRKVLVVDYVGKAKNVAAGVDKAEALDAALAPFTAGKVSFERLPFAHPLYILFSSGTTGIPKCIVHSAGGTLIQHVKEQRLHAGIEDGDRFFYFTTCGWMMWNWLVSGLASGATLLLYDGSPFYPDGNVIFDFADAEKMTYFGTSAKFIDSVRKADLHPIKTHDLSTVRTLSSTGSPLSPEGFSFVYDGIKKDVHLASISGGTDIVSCFVLGVPTEPVWVGEIQGAGLGMAVDVWDDDGKPIRGEKGELVCTRAFPAMPIGFWNDPDGAKYSAAYFERFDNIWCHGDFAEWTAHGGIVIHGRSDATLNPGGVRIGTAEIYNQVEQMPEILEALCIGQTWDDDVRVVLFVRLAEGVTLDEALDKRIKAKIRTGASPRHVPARIVAVADIPRTKSGKITELAVRDIVHGRQVKNKEALANPEALELYRDIPMLQN, from the coding sequence ATGACCGAGAAGACGCCGCTCTGGACACCCTCGAAGGACCGGATTGCCGCAGCCCCGCTTACGGCCTTCATGTCGCAAGCCTCGAGCCGCGCCGGCGCGACATTCTCCGATTATGCCGAACTGCATGCCTGGTCGATCGATGACCGCGAAGCCTTTTGGGATCTGGTATGGGATTTTTGCGGCATCGTCGGCGACAAGGGCGCGCGCGTCCTTGCCGATGGCGACCGCATGCCGGGCGCGAGCTTTTTTCCCGATGCAAAACTCAATTTCGCGGAAAACCTGCTGAAGAAGACAGGGCCCGGTGAGGCGATGATCTTCAAGGGCGAAGACAAGGTCGAGCGGCGGCTTTCCTGGGACGAGCTTCACGCGCTGGTGTCAAAGCTGCAGCAGCTGTTCGTGTCGCTCGGCGTCAAGCAGGGCGACCGCGTTGCCGCGATGATGCCCAACATGCCCGAGACCATTGCCGCCATGCTGGCGACTGCCTCGCTGGGTGCCGTCTGGTCCTCCTGCTCGCCCGATTTCGGCGAACAGGGCGTGCTCGACCGTTTCGGCCAGATCGAGCCGGTCGTCTTCATTGCGCCGGACGGGTATTTCTACAACGGCAAGGAAATCGACGTCGCCGCCAAGATCGCGGCGGTGGCGCAGAAGCTTCCCACTGTCCGTAAGGTGCTGGTCGTCGACTATGTCGGCAAAGCGAAAAATGTCGCGGCAGGCGTCGACAAGGCCGAGGCGCTGGATGCGGCCCTTGCGCCGTTCACCGCAGGCAAGGTGAGCTTTGAGCGGCTGCCCTTCGCTCACCCGCTCTACATCCTGTTTTCGTCGGGCACGACCGGCATCCCGAAATGCATCGTCCACTCGGCCGGCGGCACGCTGATCCAGCACGTCAAGGAACAGCGCCTTCACGCCGGCATCGAGGATGGCGACCGCTTCTTCTATTTCACCACCTGCGGCTGGATGATGTGGAACTGGCTGGTTTCCGGGCTGGCGTCGGGCGCAACGCTGCTGCTCTATGACGGGTCGCCCTTCTACCCCGACGGCAATGTGATCTTCGATTTCGCCGATGCCGAGAAGATGACCTATTTCGGCACCTCGGCGAAGTTCATCGATTCGGTGCGCAAGGCCGATCTGCATCCGATCAAAACGCATGACCTGTCGACGGTTCGCACGCTGTCCTCCACCGGCTCGCCGCTCTCGCCGGAAGGGTTTTCATTCGTCTATGACGGCATCAAGAAGGACGTGCACCTGGCCTCCATTTCGGGCGGCACCGACATCGTCTCCTGCTTCGTGCTCGGTGTACCGACCGAGCCTGTCTGGGTCGGGGAGATCCAGGGTGCCGGCCTCGGCATGGCCGTCGATGTCTGGGACGACGACGGCAAGCCGATCCGCGGCGAGAAGGGCGAACTGGTCTGCACACGCGCCTTCCCGGCCATGCCGATCGGCTTCTGGAACGATCCCGACGGCGCCAAATACAGCGCGGCCTATTTCGAGCGCTTCGACAACATCTGGTGCCATGGCGATTTCGCCGAATGGACGGCGCATGGCGGCATCGTCATCCACGGCCGTTCGGACGCGACGCTCAATCCGGGTGGTGTGCGCATCGGCACTGCCGAGATCTACAACCAGGTCGAGCAGATGCCGGAAATCCTCGAGGCGCTGTGCATCGGCCAGACCTGGGACGACGACGTGCGCGTCGTGCTGTTCGTGCGGCTGGCTGAGGGCGTCACCCTCGACGAGGCGCTGGACAAGCGCATCAAGGCCAAGATCCGCACCGGCGCAAGCCCGCGCCATGTGCCGGCAAGAATTGTCGCCGTCGCCGACATCCCGCGCACCAAGTCGGGCAAGATCACTGAGCTTGCCGTACGCGACATCGTTCATGGCCGGCAGGTCAAGAACAAGGAAGCGCTGGCCAATCCGGAAGCGCTGGAGCTCTATCGCGATATTCCGATGCTGCAGAACTAA
- a CDS encoding AsmA family protein, translating to MPSPLVRRSIWVIGAAALIVGLIIAMLPLIASTRLVRDRIAYEMSSWSGYRVTIGSTPEIEVWPSFRAVLTNVAMTQWGEPDHPPVIEAERMEIKLSALAALGGNVVFSSASMIRPTLRVERTADGHYLPALPAGGRIASSVKATREAVAANAGQAEPGRVSSDPFGMVEVSDGRVTVFAEGKDREILTGVAGRVSWPTLSSTATLNVTGIWRGESVAIEASSAKPLMLFAGGEAPVTASLTAKPATASFDGIVKTTENPFVDGSVKFSAPSLRRMLEWSRADVSPGSAIGSLSIAGRMSGDAQRLKLENAEIGLDGNPGMGVLNASFADGVPSIAGTLAFETLDLRSFLAAFTPLAPVAGAADAAQAGPSEIDTTFANRMNLDLRLSAGHAVAGSVTLSEVAANVQVKNGLAAFDISDAAAFDGNLQAGIRFDRKPEGTQVEMRLLASDIEGGAFGAATGMPRLFPIGRGNISLIMKGPGRTWGSILDNAEGTISATFGPGALSDFDLAGFQKRSAEGGFFALGDVSKGTLPIDGAEFKASISRGVVKIDKAEAKSPQGRLWLTGIVPYVGRGLALSGGIVPPDQPAAQNGASPPVAMFFVGGSWSAPFISPIRSTPPALAGPAAPVQ from the coding sequence ATGCCGTCACCTCTGGTCAGGCGCAGCATCTGGGTGATTGGCGCGGCTGCGCTGATTGTCGGCCTGATCATCGCCATGCTTCCGCTCATCGCATCGACGCGGTTGGTGCGCGACCGCATCGCCTACGAGATGAGCTCGTGGAGCGGCTACCGCGTCACCATCGGCTCGACGCCGGAGATAGAAGTCTGGCCGAGTTTTCGCGCTGTCCTGACCAATGTCGCGATGACCCAGTGGGGCGAGCCGGACCACCCGCCGGTGATCGAAGCCGAGCGCATGGAAATCAAGCTTTCTGCGCTGGCAGCACTCGGCGGCAACGTCGTCTTTTCCTCCGCCAGCATGATCCGGCCGACGCTGCGCGTCGAGCGCACGGCAGATGGTCATTATCTGCCGGCTTTGCCCGCAGGCGGGCGCATCGCCAGTTCGGTCAAGGCGACGCGGGAAGCCGTGGCGGCAAATGCCGGCCAAGCCGAACCTGGACGCGTCTCCTCCGACCCGTTCGGGATGGTCGAGGTCAGTGACGGCCGCGTGACCGTCTTTGCCGAGGGCAAGGACCGCGAAATCCTGACCGGCGTCGCCGGCCGGGTGAGCTGGCCAACGCTCAGCAGCACCGCGACGCTCAACGTTACCGGCATCTGGCGCGGCGAATCGGTTGCGATCGAGGCTTCGTCGGCCAAGCCGCTGATGCTCTTTGCCGGCGGCGAAGCGCCCGTCACCGCCTCTCTCACCGCAAAGCCGGCCACCGCCTCCTTCGACGGCATCGTGAAGACGACGGAGAATCCCTTCGTCGACGGCTCGGTGAAATTTTCAGCGCCTTCGCTGCGGCGCATGCTGGAATGGTCGCGTGCCGACGTCTCTCCCGGCAGCGCCATCGGCTCGCTCTCGATAGCGGGACGCATGAGCGGGGATGCACAGCGGCTCAAACTGGAAAACGCAGAGATCGGGCTGGACGGCAATCCGGGCATGGGCGTGCTGAATGCGTCCTTCGCTGATGGAGTGCCTTCGATTGCCGGCACGCTGGCTTTCGAGACGCTCGACCTGCGGTCGTTCCTTGCCGCCTTCACGCCGCTGGCACCGGTAGCGGGTGCGGCCGATGCGGCTCAGGCGGGACCCTCCGAGATCGACACGACCTTTGCCAACCGCATGAACCTGGATTTGCGCCTGTCGGCCGGTCACGCCGTTGCCGGCTCGGTCACGCTGTCGGAGGTCGCCGCCAATGTGCAGGTGAAGAACGGGCTGGCTGCCTTCGACATTTCGGACGCCGCCGCCTTCGACGGCAACCTTCAGGCCGGCATACGCTTCGACCGCAAGCCGGAAGGAACGCAGGTGGAAATGCGGCTTCTCGCCTCCGACATCGAGGGCGGCGCCTTCGGTGCGGCAACCGGCATGCCGCGGCTGTTTCCGATCGGGCGCGGCAATATTTCGCTGATCATGAAAGGTCCGGGACGGACCTGGGGGTCCATTCTCGACAACGCCGAGGGCACGATATCGGCGACCTTCGGTCCCGGTGCGCTTTCTGATTTCGATCTTGCCGGTTTCCAGAAGCGCAGCGCCGAGGGCGGCTTTTTCGCGCTCGGCGACGTCTCAAAAGGCACGCTGCCGATCGACGGCGCGGAGTTCAAGGCAAGCATCTCGCGCGGCGTCGTCAAGATCGACAAGGCGGAAGCCAAGAGCCCGCAGGGCAGGCTCTGGCTGACCGGCATCGTGCCCTATGTCGGGCGGGGGCTGGCGCTTTCAGGCGGGATCGTGCCGCCGGACCAGCCCGCGGCGCAGAACGGCGCATCGCCACCGGTCGCCATGTTCTTCGTCGGTGGCTCGTGGAGCGCGCCCTTCATCTCGCCGATCCGCTCGACGCCGCCTGCCTTGGCAGGGCCGGCGGCACCGGTGCAATAA
- a CDS encoding ABC transporter permease subunit, with the protein MNSSWSRFNITSIVLGFAFLYLPIVLLIIFSFNESKLVTVWGGFSTKWYGSLFQNKGLMDAAWVTARVGVISATVATVLGTLAALTLTRYTRFRGRVLFSGMVFAPLVMPEVITGLSLLLLFVAVGLDRGFLTVTLAHITFSMCFVAVVVQSRLLTFDRSLEEAAMDLGAPPVKTFFQITLPVILPAIVSGWMLAFTLSLDDLVIASFTSGPGATTLPMKIYSQVRLGVTPEINAACTILIAVVAVGVIVASVVNKRREVQRLRDEQAAQRG; encoded by the coding sequence ATGAACAGCAGCTGGAGCCGTTTCAACATCACCTCGATCGTGCTGGGCTTTGCCTTCCTCTATCTGCCGATCGTGCTGCTCATCATCTTCTCCTTCAACGAGTCGAAGCTTGTCACCGTCTGGGGCGGGTTCTCGACCAAATGGTACGGCTCCCTGTTCCAGAACAAGGGCCTGATGGATGCCGCCTGGGTCACCGCCCGCGTCGGCGTCATATCGGCCACCGTCGCCACCGTGCTCGGCACGCTGGCCGCGCTCACGCTGACGCGTTACACGCGCTTTCGCGGACGTGTGCTGTTTTCGGGCATGGTGTTTGCGCCGCTGGTCATGCCGGAGGTCATCACCGGCCTGTCGCTGCTGTTGCTGTTCGTGGCGGTTGGCCTCGACCGCGGCTTCCTGACGGTGACGCTGGCGCACATCACCTTCTCGATGTGCTTCGTTGCCGTCGTCGTGCAGTCGCGCCTGCTGACCTTCGACCGGTCGCTGGAGGAGGCGGCGATGGATCTCGGTGCGCCACCGGTAAAAACCTTCTTCCAGATCACCTTGCCGGTCATCCTGCCCGCGATCGTCTCCGGCTGGATGCTGGCTTTCACCCTGTCGCTCGACGATCTGGTGATAGCTTCCTTCACCTCCGGGCCGGGCGCGACCACCTTGCCGATGAAGATCTATAGCCAGGTGCGTTTGGGCGTGACGCCGGAAATCAACGCTGCCTGTACCATCCTGATTGCAGTGGTGGCGGTCGGGGTGATCGTGGCTTCGGTGGTCAACAAGCGCCGCGAAGTGCAGCGCCTGCGCGACGAACAGGCGGCCCAGCGCGGGTAG
- a CDS encoding ABC transporter permease subunit yields the protein MTDTAIVASSATEYAGRSPLARALNAFVSRLVIIIPYLWLLFFFLVPFIIVFKISLSQTAIAMPPYMPVLGFGEGLSGFWGQLKQLSIDNYLWLTEDALYFNAYVSSVVIAGISTILTLLVGYPIAYGMARAPATLRPTLLMLVILPFWTSFLIRVYAWIGILKPEGLLNQFLLATGIIDQPLIILNTHTAIFIGIVYSYLPFMILPLYSALEKMDFSLIEAAQDLGCPPISAFWKITFPLSIPGVVAGCLLVFIPAVGEFVIPDLLGGSQTLMIGKTLWNEFFANRDWPVSSAVAVILLLLLVVPIMIFQHAQARAQEQGR from the coding sequence ATGACGGACACAGCCATCGTCGCATCGAGCGCTACGGAATATGCAGGCAGATCGCCGCTTGCCCGCGCCTTGAATGCCTTCGTCAGCCGCCTCGTTATCATCATTCCCTATCTTTGGCTGCTGTTCTTCTTCCTCGTTCCCTTCATCATCGTCTTCAAGATTTCGCTGTCGCAGACGGCCATTGCCATGCCGCCCTACATGCCGGTGCTGGGCTTCGGCGAGGGCTTGAGTGGTTTCTGGGGGCAATTGAAGCAGCTCAGCATCGACAATTACCTCTGGCTGACCGAGGACGCGCTCTACTTCAACGCTTATGTGTCGAGCGTCGTCATCGCCGGCATCTCCACCATCCTGACGCTGCTGGTCGGCTACCCCATCGCCTATGGCATGGCGCGCGCGCCGGCGACGCTGCGGCCGACGCTGCTGATGCTGGTCATCCTGCCGTTCTGGACCTCATTCCTGATCCGCGTCTATGCCTGGATCGGCATCCTGAAGCCCGAGGGCCTGCTCAATCAGTTCCTGCTCGCCACCGGCATCATCGATCAGCCGCTGATCATCCTCAACACCCACACGGCTATCTTCATCGGCATCGTCTATTCCTACCTGCCGTTCATGATCCTGCCGCTCTATTCGGCGCTGGAGAAGATGGACTTCTCGCTGATCGAGGCAGCGCAGGATCTCGGCTGCCCGCCGATCAGCGCCTTCTGGAAGATCACCTTTCCGCTGTCGATCCCCGGCGTCGTCGCCGGCTGCCTGCTGGTGTTCATTCCGGCGGTGGGCGAGTTCGTTATCCCGGATCTGCTCGGCGGCTCGCAGACGCTGATGATCGGCAAGACGCTGTGGAACGAATTCTTCGCCAATCGCGACTGGCCGGTGTCGTCGGCGGTGGCCGTCATCCTGCTGCTGTTGCTGGTGGTGCCGATCATGATCTTCCAGCACGCGCAGGCACGCGCTCAGGAACAGGGCAGGTGA
- a CDS encoding ABC transporter ATP-binding protein, producing MKSLGSIRRSFAPWSDPAAKPYIVFENVTKRFGDFTAVNDLSLSIFEREFFALLGASGCGKSTLLRMLAGFDEPTSGRILLDGQDLRGIPPYKRPVNMMFQSYALFPHMTVENNIAFGLKQEGMPKADIEKRVAEMLKLVKLEQFAKRKPHQLSGGQRQRVALARSVAKRPKVLLLDEPLGALDKKLREETQFELMDLQQELGLTFVVVTHDQEEAMTMADRIAILDKGEVMQVATPTEVYEAPASRFVAGFVGNVNMFEGKVASRDAGSARISGGNGLTIKTENAGDASAGSDVVFAIRPEKIKVSSKKPADAEANVAEGEIYDIAYLGDMTVYHVRLADGQVVKASSLNAVRISEDPLSWNDRAWISFRPDAGVVLTR from the coding sequence ATGAAATCGCTTGGAAGCATTCGCAGGAGCTTTGCGCCGTGGAGCGATCCCGCCGCCAAGCCCTACATCGTCTTTGAAAACGTCACCAAGCGCTTCGGCGATTTCACCGCCGTCAACGACCTGTCGCTGAGCATTTTCGAGCGTGAGTTCTTTGCGCTTCTCGGTGCGTCCGGCTGCGGAAAATCGACGCTGCTGCGCATGCTGGCCGGTTTCGACGAACCGACTTCCGGCCGCATCCTGCTCGACGGGCAGGATCTGCGCGGCATCCCGCCTTATAAGCGACCGGTCAACATGATGTTCCAGTCCTATGCGCTGTTCCCGCATATGACGGTCGAGAACAACATCGCCTTCGGCCTGAAGCAGGAAGGCATGCCGAAAGCCGATATAGAAAAGCGCGTCGCCGAGATGCTCAAGCTGGTCAAGCTGGAGCAGTTCGCCAAGCGCAAGCCGCACCAGCTTTCCGGCGGCCAGCGCCAGCGCGTGGCGCTCGCCCGCTCCGTCGCCAAGCGGCCGAAAGTGCTGCTGCTCGACGAACCGCTCGGCGCGCTCGACAAGAAGCTGCGCGAGGAAACCCAGTTCGAGCTGATGGACCTGCAGCAGGAACTCGGCCTCACCTTCGTCGTGGTGACCCACGACCAGGAAGAGGCGATGACCATGGCCGACCGCATCGCCATTCTCGACAAGGGCGAAGTCATGCAGGTGGCAACGCCGACCGAAGTCTATGAGGCGCCGGCCTCGCGCTTCGTCGCCGGCTTTGTCGGCAACGTCAACATGTTCGAGGGCAAGGTTGCCAGCCGCGATGCCGGCAGCGCGCGCATTTCGGGCGGCAACGGCCTGACGATCAAGACCGAGAATGCCGGCGACGCCTCGGCCGGAAGCGATGTCGTCTTCGCCATCCGCCCCGAAAAGATCAAGGTGTCGTCCAAGAAGCCGGCCGATGCCGAGGCCAATGTCGCTGAGGGTGAAATCTACGACATCGCCTATCTCGGCGACATGACCGTCTACCACGTCAGGCTTGCCGACGGGCAGGTCGTCAAGGCAAGCTCGCTCAACGCCGTGCGCATCTCGGAAGACCCGCTGAGCTGGAACGACAGGGCCTGGATTTCCTTCCGCCCCGATGCGGGCGTGGTTCTGACACGGTAG